The following are encoded together in the Sphingomicrobium clamense genome:
- a CDS encoding long-chain fatty acid--CoA ligase — MTLFGGMQDWPMNVMRLVDHAEREHGSREIVSAWADGSTTRTNWGEVARKARQMSRALTAMGVGKGDRVATLAMNHERHLIAWYGAIGVGAVLHTLNPRLFPEQLAYIVNHAEDKVMLYDALTTPLVAAMRDKWPTVEKYVCFDPPEGGAPDQGFEDWIGGEGDDFAWVNADERDPIGLCYTSGTTGNPKGVTYEHRGMILHAYAEIQPDCFDLSKTSVALPIVPMFHANAWGLPWAAPLVGCKMVLSADYSAPRMVSLFREEEVTHSAGVPTIWIDMIQHIAKTGEELGPLKRVTIGGSAAPRAMIKWFRDRDVTVGHAWGMTELAPIGTLPGKPDGWDDMSDAEQVDYTARQGRVPFGLELRTVDDEGNELPRDGTSSGNLQVRGAWAIQRYFKADEDAADADGWFDTGDVAAMHPDGSMQITDRSKDVIKSGGEWISSIELENAAVGIDGIAEAACIGIYHPKWDERPLLVCVKRDGCELSGDEVIEGLKGQVAKWWLPDAVEFVDELPHTATGKLSKKTLREQFAEYRFEGVEELAGRD; from the coding sequence ATGACCCTGTTCGGCGGAATGCAGGATTGGCCCATGAACGTCATGAGGCTGGTCGACCATGCCGAACGTGAACATGGGTCTCGCGAGATCGTCTCCGCCTGGGCGGACGGTTCCACCACCCGCACCAATTGGGGCGAGGTTGCGCGCAAGGCGCGGCAGATGAGCCGCGCGCTCACTGCCATGGGCGTCGGCAAGGGCGACCGTGTCGCGACGCTGGCGATGAACCATGAGCGGCACCTGATCGCCTGGTATGGCGCGATCGGGGTGGGCGCGGTGCTGCACACGCTCAATCCGCGGCTTTTTCCCGAACAGCTCGCTTATATCGTCAATCATGCCGAAGATAAGGTGATGCTCTACGACGCGCTGACCACGCCCTTGGTGGCGGCGATGCGCGACAAATGGCCCACGGTCGAGAAGTATGTCTGTTTCGACCCGCCCGAGGGCGGCGCTCCGGACCAGGGGTTCGAGGACTGGATCGGCGGTGAGGGCGATGATTTCGCCTGGGTCAATGCCGACGAGCGCGATCCGATCGGGCTTTGCTATACCTCGGGCACGACGGGCAATCCCAAGGGCGTCACCTACGAGCATCGTGGGATGATCCTGCACGCCTATGCCGAGATCCAGCCCGACTGTTTCGACCTGTCCAAGACCAGCGTGGCGCTGCCCATCGTGCCGATGTTCCACGCCAACGCCTGGGGACTGCCCTGGGCCGCGCCGCTGGTGGGGTGCAAGATGGTGCTCTCGGCCGACTATAGCGCGCCGCGCATGGTAAGCCTGTTCCGAGAGGAAGAAGTCACGCATAGCGCGGGCGTGCCGACGATCTGGATCGACATGATCCAGCATATCGCCAAGACCGGAGAAGAGCTGGGGCCGTTGAAACGCGTCACGATCGGCGGTTCCGCCGCGCCGCGCGCGATGATCAAGTGGTTCCGCGACCGCGACGTCACCGTCGGCCACGCCTGGGGCATGACCGAACTCGCGCCCATCGGCACGCTGCCGGGCAAGCCCGATGGCTGGGACGACATGAGCGATGCGGAGCAGGTCGACTATACGGCGCGGCAGGGCAGGGTGCCCTTCGGGCTCGAACTGCGCACGGTCGACGACGAGGGCAACGAGCTGCCCCGCGACGGAACGTCGTCGGGGAATTTGCAAGTCCGCGGCGCCTGGGCGATCCAGCGCTATTTCAAGGCCGACGAGGATGCTGCCGACGCCGATGGCTGGTTCGACACGGGCGACGTCGCCGCGATGCATCCCGACGGGTCGATGCAGATCACCGATCGCTCCAAGGATGTCATCAAGTCCGGCGGAGAGTGGATCAGCTCGATCGAACTTGAAAATGCCGCAGTCGGCATCGACGGGATCGCCGAGGCCGCCTGCATCGGCATCTACCATCCCAAGTGGGACGAGCGGCCGCTGCTGGTGTGCGTGAAGCGCGACGGCTGCGAGCTTTCGGGCGACGAAGTGATTGAAGGGTTGAAGGGCCAAGTCGCCAAATGGTGGCTGCCCGACGCGGTCGAGTTTGTCGACGAGCTGCCCCACACCGCCACCGGAAAGCTCTCCAAGAAGACCCTCCGCGAACAGTTCGCCGAGTATCGTTTCGAGGGCGTCGAGGAACTCGCCGGACGCGACTGA
- a CDS encoding YbaB/EbfC family nucleoid-associated protein yields MAGPSIEDIMAMAQKAQEDLQKAQDELGKIEVEGAAGGGLVKVRATAKGQINGVEIDDSLMKPEDKGMLEDLVAAAINDARMKADQAAAEEMKKATSGMPLPPGMKMPF; encoded by the coding sequence ATGGCAGGGCCCAGCATCGAAGACATCATGGCAATGGCGCAAAAAGCGCAGGAAGACCTCCAGAAGGCGCAGGACGAGCTCGGCAAGATCGAGGTCGAGGGCGCTGCCGGCGGCGGTCTGGTCAAGGTCCGCGCGACCGCGAAAGGCCAGATCAATGGCGTCGAGATCGACGACAGCCTGATGAAGCCCGAAGACAAGGGCATGCTCGAAGACCTCGTCGCCGCCGCGATCAACGATGCGCGGATGAAAGCCGATCAGGCCGCGGCCGAGGAAATGAAGAAGGCAACGAGCGGAATGCCGTTGCCGCCCGGCATGAAGATGCCATTCTAA
- a CDS encoding DNA polymerase III subunit gamma/tau: protein MQDDDSPLPDAEEERDTLTMGLGLDEPPQPKEEAKAEPAPATETKAVEPAPAEAPKKDDYQVLARKYRPQTFSQLIGQDAMVQTLANAIAKDRIAHAFLMTGVRGVGKTSTARLIAKALNCIGPDGEGGPTINPCGKCEPCQAIAEGRHIDVVEMDAASHTGVDDVREIIEAVRYSSVSARYKIYIIDEVHMLSKSAFNALLKTLEEPPPRVKFIFATTEVDKVPITVLSRTQRFDLKRIPAELLSDHFGKIAAKEGVEVEPEALSIIARVAEGSARDGLSLLDQAIAHGEAGVTADQVREMLGLADRRRVSTILDTLLAGDGAAMLEKLDEAHVLGLEPAALLRGLLDQLHGLSRAKAGGAGDVMRSAEERAHAEETAGKLGWPQLHALWQLLLKGLEDVRVAPDPREAADMALLRCIHAAGMPDPGAVIDALNGGKPVPQATAGTAPADPAPPPPIPGPMGQGAPDSVSKPDAKPMPQDFRGFVKAIEDAGSMTLGAVLHNQCGLAAFEPPVLKLQPKSPLDANFARELAIKAKEATGQAWQVEMVESGGGPSLREQELMEEQRAKDAILNDPMVKAVTDAFPEATLEKVQEQG from the coding sequence ATGCAAGACGATGATTCGCCTCTCCCGGACGCCGAAGAAGAACGCGATACGCTGACCATGGGGCTTGGGCTCGATGAGCCGCCGCAGCCGAAGGAAGAGGCCAAGGCCGAGCCGGCTCCCGCGACGGAGACCAAGGCCGTGGAGCCCGCGCCGGCTGAGGCGCCGAAGAAAGACGACTATCAGGTCCTAGCGCGCAAATATCGTCCGCAGACTTTTTCGCAGCTGATCGGTCAGGACGCGATGGTCCAGACGTTGGCCAACGCCATCGCCAAGGACCGCATCGCTCACGCCTTTCTGATGACCGGCGTGCGCGGGGTCGGGAAAACCTCGACCGCGCGTCTGATCGCCAAGGCGCTCAACTGTATCGGGCCGGACGGCGAGGGCGGGCCGACGATCAATCCGTGCGGCAAATGCGAACCGTGCCAGGCGATTGCCGAGGGGCGCCACATCGACGTGGTCGAGATGGACGCCGCCAGCCATACCGGCGTCGACGACGTGCGCGAGATTATCGAGGCGGTGCGCTATTCGAGCGTGTCGGCGCGCTACAAGATTTACATCATTGACGAAGTCCACATGCTGTCGAAGAGCGCCTTCAACGCGCTCCTGAAGACGCTCGAGGAACCGCCGCCCCGCGTGAAGTTCATCTTCGCGACGACCGAGGTGGACAAGGTGCCGATCACGGTCCTGTCGCGCACCCAGCGCTTCGACCTCAAGCGGATCCCGGCTGAATTGCTGTCGGACCATTTCGGCAAGATCGCCGCCAAGGAAGGCGTCGAGGTCGAGCCGGAAGCGCTGTCGATCATCGCGCGCGTGGCCGAGGGGTCGGCGCGCGATGGGTTGTCGCTGCTCGACCAGGCCATCGCGCATGGCGAGGCGGGCGTGACTGCCGACCAGGTGCGCGAAATGCTCGGGCTGGCGGATCGTCGGCGGGTGTCGACCATCCTCGATACACTGCTGGCCGGCGATGGGGCGGCGATGCTGGAGAAGCTCGACGAAGCGCATGTGCTGGGTCTCGAACCGGCTGCTCTGCTGCGCGGGCTGCTCGACCAATTGCATGGCCTCAGCCGCGCAAAGGCCGGCGGAGCCGGAGACGTTATGCGGTCCGCCGAGGAACGCGCGCATGCCGAGGAAACCGCGGGCAAGCTTGGCTGGCCGCAGCTTCATGCGCTCTGGCAGCTGCTGCTCAAGGGTCTCGAGGACGTGCGCGTCGCGCCCGATCCGCGCGAGGCGGCGGACATGGCGCTACTGCGCTGCATTCACGCCGCCGGCATGCCCGATCCGGGGGCGGTCATCGATGCGTTGAATGGCGGCAAGCCGGTGCCACAGGCGACTGCGGGCACTGCGCCCGCAGACCCGGCACCTCCGCCGCCCATTCCGGGGCCGATGGGGCAGGGGGCGCCCGACAGCGTGTCGAAGCCCGACGCCAAACCGATGCCGCAGGATTTCCGTGGCTTCGTGAAGGCGATCGAGGATGCGGGGTCGATGACGCTCGGCGCGGTGCTGCACAACCAGTGCGGACTTGCCGCCTTCGAGCCGCCCGTGCTCAAGCTGCAGCCCAAGTCGCCGCTCGACGCCAATTTCGCGCGCGAACTGGCGATAAAGGCCAAGGAGGCGACCGGACAGGCGTGGCAGGTCGAGATGGTCGAAAGCGGCGGCGGACCTTCCCTGCGTGAACAGGAGTTGATGGAAGAGCAGCGCGCGAAAGACGCGATACTGAACGATCCGATGGTCAAGGCGGTCACCGACGCCTTCCCGGAAGCAACATTGGAAAAGGTACAGGAGCAAGGCTGA
- the bla gene encoding class A beta-lactamase, which translates to MKALAAALALATCAAVPPVVERPASLAMIEEASGGRLGVVLLDDEGKVLLSHRDEERFAFCSSFKVALAGAAFEKARQGAIDLDASVTFSRDDFPGYQPVMEAKLDGESGTTTLREAIDATVSVSDNLAANLLIDAIGGPEEVTSFWRSWHDPVTRLDRRETALNENAAGDPRDSSSPRAMADMMRRLIDGGLLPQENADQLARLTHKATTGLDRVRAGLPEGWSAGGKTGTCKPEGQPGQQVNDVGWVRAPDGRLYWFAVMLDRPTVSGAEAKAMHARVGEIIAASLAD; encoded by the coding sequence ATGAAGGCGCTTGCCGCCGCTCTGGCGCTCGCAACCTGTGCCGCGGTGCCACCAGTGGTGGAGCGACCGGCATCTCTCGCGATGATCGAGGAGGCGAGTGGTGGACGCCTTGGCGTCGTGCTGCTGGACGATGAGGGGAAGGTGCTTCTCTCTCATCGCGATGAAGAGCGGTTCGCCTTTTGCTCGTCATTCAAAGTCGCGTTGGCGGGCGCGGCGTTCGAGAAGGCGCGCCAGGGTGCCATCGATCTCGACGCCTCGGTGACTTTCTCGCGAGATGACTTTCCCGGCTACCAGCCCGTGATGGAGGCGAAGCTCGACGGTGAGAGCGGCACGACCACGCTGCGCGAAGCCATCGATGCCACCGTGTCGGTCAGCGACAATTTGGCGGCCAACCTGCTGATCGACGCGATCGGCGGGCCTGAAGAAGTGACGTCATTTTGGCGCAGTTGGCATGACCCGGTGACCCGGCTCGATCGGCGCGAGACGGCGCTCAATGAGAATGCGGCAGGCGACCCGCGCGATTCGAGCAGCCCACGCGCCATGGCCGACATGATGCGTCGGCTGATCGACGGCGGTCTTTTGCCGCAGGAAAACGCCGACCAGCTGGCGCGGCTGACTCACAAGGCGACAACCGGTCTCGACCGGGTCCGGGCGGGCCTTCCGGAGGGGTGGAGCGCAGGAGGCAAGACCGGCACGTGCAAGCCTGAAGGCCAGCCGGGGCAACAGGTCAACGATGTCGGTTGGGTGCGAGCGCCCGACGGAAGGCTGTATTGGTTCGCCGTCATGCTTGACCGACCGACCGTTTCCGGTGCCGAGGCGAAGGCAATGCATGCGCGGGTCGGTGAGATTATTGCGGCGAGCTTGGCTGATTAG
- a CDS encoding 2Fe-2S iron-sulfur cluster-binding protein gives MTLVRFLKADGEVDRVVEAEPGSVLLDVAQKNGQPLEGTCEGQMACSTCHVILSKDDFDRLPIESEEEDDLLDLAMHVTRTSRLACQIVIPDSDTPLTVKVPPGARDWSGR, from the coding sequence ATGACGCTGGTCCGTTTCCTCAAGGCGGATGGCGAGGTCGACCGGGTCGTCGAGGCGGAGCCCGGTAGCGTGCTGCTCGATGTCGCGCAGAAGAATGGGCAGCCGCTCGAAGGCACGTGCGAGGGGCAAATGGCCTGTTCGACCTGCCACGTCATCCTGTCCAAGGATGATTTCGATCGATTGCCGATCGAGAGCGAAGAAGAAGACGACCTGCTCGACCTTGCCATGCACGTCACCAGGACATCGCGGCTCGCCTGCCAAATCGTCATTCCCGACAGCGACACGCCGTTGACGGTCAAGGTGCCGCCGGGCGCGAGGGATTGGAGCGGGCGATGA
- a CDS encoding cysteine desulfurase family protein, which yields MTYLDYQATTPVAPEVVDAMQPWLGDKFANPHAPYTAGREAAAAIELARGRIERAMGVPDGQCVFTGSATEAINWAIKGVLRTRRVKRFVTLATEHAAVLDCAEWARSVGHEVEIVPVGQDGLVNMEALDAALTGGVDFVAAMLVNNEIGVIQPIAEIAAKAKAAGALMLCDAVQALGRIVIPSGPDMIAVSGHKIHGPKGIGALWLDKGLAPEPLLHGGGQEQGLRSGTLSPMLSVGFGTAAKVAEERFEQDRAHVEALWQTATLALGDDWIINGSTEHRYRGNLNIRRGGLDAARLISDLRDLQISLGSACASGSGRPSHVLKAIGLSDREARSSIRISFGRYTDEKALREAIQRIDAAARAQ from the coding sequence ATGACCTATCTCGACTATCAGGCGACGACACCGGTGGCGCCTGAAGTCGTGGATGCGATGCAGCCCTGGCTGGGCGACAAATTCGCCAATCCGCATGCCCCCTATACCGCAGGACGTGAGGCAGCGGCGGCGATCGAACTGGCGCGCGGGCGGATCGAGCGCGCGATGGGCGTTCCCGACGGGCAGTGTGTCTTCACCGGATCGGCGACCGAGGCGATCAACTGGGCGATCAAGGGGGTGCTCAGAACGCGGCGAGTGAAGCGGTTCGTGACGCTCGCCACCGAACATGCCGCCGTGCTCGATTGCGCGGAATGGGCGCGCAGCGTGGGGCACGAGGTCGAGATCGTGCCGGTGGGACAAGACGGGCTGGTCAATATGGAGGCGCTCGATGCGGCGCTGACCGGGGGCGTGGACTTCGTCGCGGCGATGCTGGTCAATAACGAGATCGGGGTGATCCAGCCCATCGCCGAGATCGCTGCGAAAGCGAAAGCGGCCGGTGCGCTGATGCTGTGCGACGCGGTGCAGGCACTGGGACGGATCGTCATTCCGTCCGGCCCCGACATGATCGCGGTCAGCGGGCACAAGATCCATGGGCCCAAGGGCATTGGCGCGCTCTGGCTCGACAAGGGGCTCGCACCCGAGCCGTTGCTTCATGGTGGCGGGCAGGAACAGGGGCTGCGGTCGGGCACGCTGTCGCCGATGCTGAGCGTCGGGTTCGGCACTGCCGCCAAGGTCGCCGAAGAGCGGTTCGAGCAGGATCGCGCGCATGTCGAGGCGCTTTGGCAAACCGCGACGCTGGCACTGGGCGACGATTGGATCATCAACGGATCGACCGAGCATCGTTACAGGGGCAATCTCAACATTAGGCGCGGAGGCCTCGATGCCGCGCGGCTGATATCCGACCTGCGCGATCTCCAGATTTCGCTCGGCAGTGCCTGTGCGAGCGGGTCGGGTCGCCCGAGCCACGTGCTCAAGGCGATCGGGCTGTCGGACCGCGAGGCGCGCTCGTCGATCCGGATCAGCTTCGGGCGCTACACGGACGAAAAGGCGCTACGCGAGGCGATCCAGCGCATCGACGCGGCGGCACGCGCCCAATGA
- a CDS encoding cysteine desulfurase family protein, whose protein sequence is MSGQRLYFDHAAATPLHPEARAEMLEAFDCWANPNSPYKEARDCHAMLEKARKRVAAALGWEHDVIFTSGASEAVLVASQLARVPGRIHCCTEHAIVPYGMGEDSIELPVDENGIVKMDALDEALAKGPALVAIQMVNNETGVMQPIDAIYEKVKAAGSILLCDAAQGAGKKDLPDADMICVSAHKLGGPAGIGALLVKDMGQLEPVGGGQEKGYRRGTQNVPDAVGFAAAIEAGRYRKAMPRLKELRDYFEAQVKEMGGSIIGEGAPRTPTIGGIAMPGATSAAMLVQLDLAGIAVSSGSACSSGAMKGSRVVAAMGLPESVSNHFIRVSFGPDTSREDVDRLLEALQKFAA, encoded by the coding sequence ATGAGTGGGCAGCGGCTCTATTTCGATCATGCGGCAGCGACTCCGCTGCATCCCGAGGCGCGGGCGGAAATGCTCGAGGCGTTCGATTGCTGGGCGAACCCCAATTCGCCCTACAAGGAAGCGCGCGATTGTCATGCTATGCTGGAAAAGGCGCGCAAGCGGGTAGCGGCGGCGCTGGGCTGGGAGCATGACGTCATCTTCACCAGCGGCGCTTCCGAAGCGGTGCTGGTCGCCTCGCAGCTGGCGCGGGTGCCGGGGCGTATCCACTGCTGCACCGAGCACGCCATCGTGCCCTACGGCATGGGCGAGGACAGCATCGAGCTTCCGGTCGACGAGAACGGCATCGTGAAGATGGATGCGCTTGATGAGGCGTTGGCCAAGGGACCGGCGCTGGTCGCAATCCAGATGGTCAACAACGAGACCGGCGTGATGCAGCCGATCGATGCGATTTACGAGAAGGTGAAGGCGGCGGGATCGATCCTGCTGTGCGATGCCGCACAGGGCGCGGGCAAAAAGGACCTGCCCGATGCCGACATGATCTGCGTGTCGGCGCACAAGCTGGGTGGGCCTGCCGGCATCGGTGCGTTGCTGGTCAAGGACATGGGGCAGCTCGAGCCGGTCGGCGGCGGTCAGGAGAAGGGCTATCGGCGGGGCACGCAGAACGTGCCCGACGCGGTGGGCTTTGCCGCAGCGATCGAGGCCGGGCGCTATCGCAAGGCGATGCCGCGCCTGAAGGAATTGCGCGACTATTTCGAAGCCCAGGTCAAGGAAATGGGCGGGTCGATCATCGGCGAGGGCGCGCCGCGCACTCCGACGATCGGCGGGATCGCGATGCCGGGGGCGACCTCGGCTGCGATGCTGGTCCAGCTCGACCTGGCGGGGATCGCGGTAAGCTCGGGTTCGGCCTGTTCGTCGGGTGCGATGAAGGGGAGCCGAGTGGTCGCCGCGATGGGCCTGCCCGAAAGCGTGTCCAACCATTTCATCCGTGTGAGCTTCGGCCCGGACACAAGCCGCGAAGATGTTGACCGACTGCTCGAGGCGCTGCAGAAATTCGCTGCATGA
- a CDS encoding alpha/beta hydrolase, translating into MPEVIFPGPEGRLEGRFTPGPRPRAPVALILHSHPQAGGTMNNRIVQMLHKDFVRRGFATLRFNFRGVGKSQGTFDNGIGELSDAAAALDWVQQVHPEAEVTWVAGVSFGAWIGMQLLMRRPEIRGFISIAPPANMYDFAFLAPCPASGIIIQGTNDEVVTPSAVQKLVDKLRTQKHITIEHKEIQGANHFFADEIDELFKEIDTYLDFRLDPDCPIR; encoded by the coding sequence ATGCCCGAAGTCATTTTTCCCGGCCCTGAAGGTCGTCTCGAAGGTCGTTTCACCCCGGGTCCGCGCCCCCGCGCCCCCGTCGCGCTGATCCTTCACTCGCATCCGCAGGCCGGCGGGACGATGAACAACCGAATCGTCCAGATGCTGCACAAGGACTTCGTCCGCCGCGGCTTCGCGACGCTGCGCTTCAACTTCCGCGGCGTGGGCAAGAGTCAGGGCACGTTCGACAACGGCATCGGCGAACTTTCCGATGCCGCCGCCGCGCTCGACTGGGTCCAGCAGGTCCATCCCGAAGCCGAGGTGACCTGGGTCGCCGGTGTCAGCTTCGGCGCGTGGATCGGCATGCAGCTCTTGATGCGCCGCCCCGAGATTCGCGGCTTCATCTCGATCGCGCCGCCCGCCAACATGTACGACTTCGCCTTCCTCGCCCCCTGCCCCGCAAGCGGCATCATTATCCAGGGCACCAATGACGAGGTCGTGACCCCGTCCGCAGTCCAGAAGCTGGTCGACAAGCTGCGCACGCAAAAGCACATCACGATCGAACACAAGGAAATCCAGGGCGCGAACCACTTCTTCGCCGACGAGATTGACGAGCTGTTCAAGGAAATCGACACCTATCTCGACTTCCGCCTCGACCCGGATTGCCCGATCCGGTGA
- a CDS encoding GNAT family N-acetyltransferase — MSDVAIRRIGDGDVADLRSLNALFHEVFNADEPDYRDYAEAPPSDAYLAARCTDPDFLALGAWEGDRPVGALAGYILRKWEQERAEIFIYDLAVAADRRRRGIATALIEAAREVARDVGAWTLFLGADQGDEGPIALYSKLGRREDVHHFDIEP; from the coding sequence GTGAGCGACGTTGCGATCCGGCGGATCGGTGACGGTGACGTCGCCGACCTCCGGTCGCTCAACGCGCTCTTCCACGAAGTCTTCAACGCCGACGAACCCGACTATCGGGATTATGCCGAGGCGCCGCCATCGGACGCTTATCTCGCGGCACGCTGCACCGATCCCGACTTTCTCGCTCTCGGGGCATGGGAAGGCGACCGACCCGTCGGTGCCCTCGCTGGCTACATCCTGCGCAAATGGGAGCAGGAGCGCGCCGAAATCTTCATCTACGATCTCGCCGTCGCTGCCGACCGCAGACGCAGAGGCATTGCGACCGCTTTGATCGAGGCTGCGCGCGAGGTCGCACGCGACGTCGGCGCCTGGACATTATTCCTTGGCGCCGACCAGGGCGACGAAGGACCCATCGCACTCTACAGCAAGCTGGGACGCCGCGAGGACGTCCACCATTTCGACATCGAGCCCTAG
- a CDS encoding threonine/serine dehydratase gives MASIDRQDVLDAGQRIAGSVRLTPVTAVPIAGVDVAVKWENRQEGGAFKLRGASNRLLALTPEERARGVVAFSSGNHARGVAIAARRLGMNAIIVMPEDAPRVKLDATRAEGAEIVTYDRLTESREKLAAEIAERRGATLVPSFDDPYIAAGQGTIGLELLEQVPDLERIIICCGGGGLASGIALACPEAEIVIVEPEGWDDMARSLESGRPERLSPPLPETLCDAIQTLQPAQLTLDVLRARGAQAVQVSEQAVREAVAFAHHECGETVEPGGSVALAALLSGVVTPRAGDVAIVSGGNIDPALHAELVG, from the coding sequence GTGGCGAGCATCGACAGACAAGATGTGCTGGACGCGGGCCAACGGATTGCCGGCTCGGTTCGCCTTACACCGGTGACCGCCGTGCCGATTGCCGGGGTCGATGTCGCGGTCAAATGGGAGAATCGCCAGGAGGGCGGTGCCTTCAAATTGCGGGGCGCGTCGAACCGGTTGTTGGCGCTCACGCCCGAGGAGCGCGCGCGGGGGGTGGTGGCCTTTTCGAGCGGCAATCATGCGCGCGGTGTGGCGATCGCGGCGCGACGGCTTGGTATGAACGCCATCATCGTCATGCCGGAAGACGCTCCGCGCGTGAAACTGGACGCCACCCGAGCCGAAGGCGCCGAGATCGTGACCTATGACCGGCTTACCGAAAGCCGCGAAAAGCTCGCCGCCGAGATCGCCGAACGACGCGGGGCGACCTTGGTGCCGAGCTTCGACGATCCTTACATCGCCGCAGGACAGGGCACGATCGGGCTCGAGCTACTCGAGCAGGTTCCGGACCTCGAGCGTATCATCATCTGCTGCGGGGGCGGCGGGCTCGCATCGGGGATCGCGCTCGCATGCCCCGAGGCCGAAATCGTGATCGTCGAGCCGGAGGGTTGGGACGATATGGCGCGTTCGCTCGAAAGCGGGCGGCCGGAGCGGCTTTCGCCGCCACTGCCAGAAACGCTGTGCGATGCCATCCAGACCCTGCAGCCCGCGCAGTTGACGCTCGACGTATTGCGAGCACGCGGGGCGCAGGCGGTCCAGGTGAGTGAACAGGCGGTGCGTGAAGCGGTCGCCTTTGCCCATCATGAATGTGGCGAGACGGTCGAGCCGGGGGGCTCGGTAGCGCTGGCGGCTCTGCTATCGGGTGTGGTCACACCGCGCGCAGGCGATGTCGCGATCGTGTCGGGGGGCAATATCGACCCGGCGCTGCACGCCGAGCTGGTGGGCTAG
- a CDS encoding type III PLP-dependent enzyme — translation MHKHHSALGLATAKRPVQPVTLLRPHAAHRAARFFVENFPGKSLYAVKANPSADLLQVLWDAGITHYDVASMGEVRLVARTLPDATLCFMHPVKAEEAIAEAYFVHGVKTFSLDSYDELLKIRRATKGAADLNLLVRLKVSSEHSKLSLATKFGTDPDELTHLLFETRQTADALGICFHVGSQAMTPAAFTDALERVRDAIVQSAVTVDVVDVGGGFPSAYPGMEPPALTTYFAAIHEKFEDLPISYSAELWCEPGRALCAEYSSVLVRVERRRGQDLYINDGAYGALFDAAHIGWTYPVRLIRQEESHAELAEFSFYGPTCDDMDFMKGPFMLPSDIQQGDFIEIGMLGAYGCAMRTGFNGFGVEDRVVVSDEPMLSLYGYGAEQAEPSNVVRL, via the coding sequence TTGCACAAGCATCATTCCGCGCTGGGGCTAGCGACCGCCAAACGGCCGGTCCAACCCGTGACATTGCTGCGTCCACACGCTGCGCACCGCGCGGCGCGTTTCTTCGTGGAGAATTTCCCCGGCAAGTCGCTCTATGCGGTGAAGGCCAACCCGTCCGCCGACCTGCTGCAGGTGCTCTGGGATGCGGGCATTACCCATTATGACGTCGCCTCGATGGGCGAAGTCCGGCTCGTCGCGCGGACGCTGCCCGACGCCACCTTGTGCTTCATGCACCCGGTCAAGGCCGAGGAAGCGATCGCCGAGGCCTATTTCGTGCACGGCGTGAAGACCTTCTCGCTCGACAGCTATGACGAGCTGCTCAAGATTCGCCGCGCGACCAAGGGCGCCGCAGACCTGAACCTGCTTGTGCGTCTCAAGGTCTCGTCGGAGCACAGCAAGCTGAGCCTCGCGACCAAGTTCGGGACCGATCCCGACGAGCTCACCCACCTGCTGTTCGAAACCCGCCAGACCGCGGATGCGCTCGGCATCTGCTTCCACGTCGGCAGCCAGGCGATGACCCCGGCCGCGTTCACCGACGCGCTCGAACGCGTGCGCGACGCCATCGTGCAGAGTGCGGTCACCGTCGACGTCGTCGATGTCGGTGGCGGCTTTCCGTCGGCCTATCCCGGCATGGAGCCTCCCGCGCTCACCACCTACTTCGCCGCGATTCACGAGAAGTTCGAGGACCTGCCGATCAGCTATTCGGCCGAATTGTGGTGCGAGCCGGGCCGTGCCCTGTGCGCCGAGTATTCGAGCGTGCTGGTGCGCGTCGAGCGCCGCCGTGGCCAGGATCTCTACATCAACGACGGTGCCTATGGCGCCTTGTTTGACGCCGCGCATATTGGCTGGACTTATCCGGTCCGGTTGATCCGACAGGAGGAGAGCCATGCCGAGCTGGCCGAATTCTCCTTTTATGGACCGACTTGCGACGACATGGACTTCATGAAGGGTCCCTTCATGCTTCCGTCGGACATCCAGCAGGGCGATTTCATCGAGATCGGCATGCTGGGCGCCTATGGCTGTGCCATGCGCACCGGCTTCAACGGGTTTGGCGTCGAAGACCGCGTGGTGGTCAGTGACGAACCGATGCTGAGCCTGTACGGCTACGGCGCGGAACAGGCCGAGCCCTCAAACGTCGTCCGCCTGTAA